The window ttcactttaatttttttctaaaaatagatttatttaatatatttaccttTATTTCCTCGTTCAaacatatttcttctttttatatatgtatttatacTGATTAAATGCAGCTTTTGTGTTGTAATCTTTTCATTTGTATAAAACCGTGGGCTCTTATAGCATGTgaacttgattgatgatttttcatgtgaaaaaaattggaaaatgataaaattgaaaaaaattaatttaataaattattttaaataaaataaatagtaataaaaataaaaatcaaatttgctagataaatatttttaagaaaataataataataaaaataataatcaatataaTGAAAACCAGAATTgatatagaaattaaataaaatcaaagtttaagagaagaaatttaagaaaaaataattcaaaacaaaatatatattaataaaacaaatgatataatcaataaataacaatatatttttgaatttttataatttataaaaattgtttttcttaaaaaataaaaaaaaatattttactgaaaatcaaactagattttttttacaggaaaatattttttgttaattaatttttttaatagtaaacaaaaaccaaaaaatttaaaaatcactttttataaaataaatgggcCCTAGTCGAGATCTTGATATAAAAAGTGTGATTTTCCAGATTTTAtagtatataaaagaaaaaacttaaaaataataaagaaaaagcagaacaagaaaaagaagtcAAAACTCAATAAAGGAAAATGTGAAAATTTGACGATCACAGCAATCCGCTGAAGAGATATATTGTAAGCCACAGATTCATGATGAATGGCCATACACGACGTCACAATTATATGCAAACCAAGATGACCCCACCTGACCCAccaatcaccaccaccaccaccaccacacaGCCACCCAACCAAAGACAAGATGTTGAAAGATCCAGGGCAACAAGCAAAAATGGTGATGGCTAACATGGCATAAGCATGTTGCACAAGATCTGCCTGATATGcaaatgttttaatttctgttttttttttaaattattttttattttttattttaaaaattattaattttttttatatactttttaattaaaaaatattattgaaaatcaCTATATACAGAGCCTCTTTGGAAATATAAACCGCgttactttaaattttaaatttgtttttattaaaaattattatttttatagttttaaatcgttttaatatgctaatgttaaaaataatttttaaaaaatataaaaaatattattttaatatatttttaaacaaaaaatattttaaatcataacaaCTACAACAATATCAAATTTTTGACATTTGTAGTAGAAGGAACTAGAAAGAAATGTCTTcaacatcaaattaatcaatgaatttatatttcaatttaagttttaagttgaatgaattttgatattaacatgattaaatttaaataacccATCTAACCaagtttaagttttatttaggttaaaatcaaataatttttttaaaaaataatgaaatataaagtaaaaaactCGAGCTAATTTATTGATATGATTAGTTGACCTGCAATCAGTTCCCTGATGAAGGCTGACAGCTGTACCTTTTGCATCTTAAATTCTTGAATCATATTATCATACGATATCATGATAGATGTATGGTTGAAAAAGGCAAAAAGTTCACACAACACTTAAAATGAGATCATCCTCTTCTAATCATTTCCTCCCACCAAGAAACTCTCGTAacccaaagaaaacaaaacatgtgGCCAGAGATTTGtgagaataaaaattgaagatgAATAAAAATGAGTGGCTAGCAATGATGTTTATCCCTTTTTGTtctctctcttatttattttagaaaaatacacGTGTCAGTGTCTACAAGCAAGGGCGGCCAGTGGTGGTGCTTACGTGGCCAAAAGTGCAGAGGAAAGTCACCTGGCCTTTTTCTAATTCACAACTCTGGGCCTACCTTCTCTTTCGCTCGGTCACCCTCgttatcaatttatatttcttttaatatatatattttttaattttttaatgactatattgtgcatttatatatatttatccaGGTTcttcaagagttttttttattacatctgGATTTTATTACCACTGTCACGATTCTTACATCcatcataattataaatctatttatttatattaaagcTTGGTTTTTAAAGctataaaactagataaatcaATAACCAAACGAATTCTTTGAGAATATtgagttgaatttttatttttataattttaattattttttaaaaaattaatatgttagTGACAATTATAGTATACTTCATTTATAAAGCTGAATcgatttaaaagataatttagtttttaaaataattaaaattatatttttttatttattttgatggtaTTCTTACATCCtcataatattatattcaaCCTCAACTTATTTTTCTCGATTTATTTCAAGATTTGAACCTTGAATTGACAGCATTGGAAATAATTTCACTCAATATTTGAGgtgttaacaattttttttatatataaaataaatatctatgcATAGATAATTATGAATTCAACATCTCTAGGAATCACTTTCCGCTGGCTGCGAGAGGTACGAATGACAGGTAATGTGCTCGCCAATTTAGACCAGTAGTAGACGGGCTTGTGGTCCCTACCGCGTCCTTTACGTCGGACTTTCCAGTGTTCATGAAAGATCAATAAAGTTATGCTTCTTACGCTTTCCAGTGATGAGGTGGAAATACGAAGAAGTGTGTAATTGGCTGGGCGGTTCAAGTTTCAAAGTGTTTAgcctgttttgtttttaattaaaattaaaatttttttaatttttttatgtactgatataaaaattaattttttaaaataaaaaaaattattataatatatttctaaataaaaaatactttaaaaatcattaCTATACTCGTAATTACCAccgaaataataataataataataacgagAATGATCCTACAAGGACTTTTAGTGAAATAAAAAGATGGGAGACAGTTGGAGCTTTTGAAAACTCGTCCATGAATTGCCTACAAATTGTCTTTCGtgaaaacaattcaattaattagaataaattaataagaaattaaactgCCTTGAACAAGGCTAACTCCCAATATTTGTCtcaataaaactgaaaaaaaataagagaaattagatattattaaaatagtttttaaaaataaaaaaaaattaattaaaaaaatataaatacagaTATGCAACGAAAATTTAAGAATGAGAGTGATATCatacaaaattattaataagaTGATGTCATATAGAATATTATGGTACATAAAATCTTGGGCATAAAGATGAGATGACACCTATAACACATGCTAGAGGTCCACCCTAGGATATATCTGTATCTTCTCCGGCTATGATTTTTACAATATCtaacttctatatttatttactaGAAtggataataaattttttatttatttacttatttatctataaaaacataaaaaaaattgcctcCATTTTTCTCTCCACCAAATTAAACATGCTTGCCTAATAAAAAGGGAAgatgcaaaaaatataaaaaataaaatgccacGTGTTCTGCTGCTCTTTTGACGCGAGCCACAAGATTCCATTGAATTCTCGAGCTTtctatcttaaaaaaacaaagaataaaaaatcacttcTGACGTGGcatcctttcctttcctctcttatttttctctcccttttttgtttttccatcacAAGCCAAATAGACATACAGACTCAcacgcctctctctctctctacctgtcttccttcttttctctttctgttTCTTCACTTCTCCTTCTGTTGCTTGTTTAGTTCTTCTGGGTTTTCCTTTTTTAGTGGTTGAAGCCAAAAGTTTCAATCTCTCTAGGTTTTTGTAGAGGGTTTTTGTATGACTTCATTGCTTTGAAGGGTCAGGTcaggttgtttttgttttgtcagAGAGCAAGTGAAAGTTGAGAGACAGAGAGATATTTTATTGGAATTATTATGTTGGGTTATGAGTTTGAGGAAGATATCATCAAGAAGGGTTCAATAAGAGTTTCTTTTACTACGATTTTTTGAACGGTTTTTTCGGCTATGGCTATTCAGGTATGAGAATGaactttctttgattttattttttggatcagtgcatttaatttataaattttgaaactcaaaagggtatgatgaatttttttgtttgttattgttgtggttgtggttgtttgcAAGAAATGAATTACTGTAATTAAGGAAAGATGGATCTAAAAGGGAGACCATATAATGAAGACTTGTGTTAAAAGTCTTATTCTTGACACAAAGAGTTATAATATTCATGTGGTAAGAAGTTGTCTGGTCGGAAAGGTGACTATCTGTGGCAAGTGGCAAAATTTATGATGATATATTCTTGCTGATGTTGAGCTGTCTTTTGTCTGGCTATATAGTTACACGAGCAAGTTTCTTTACGAGTGTAGTTGTTTTTGGGAAATTGATATTCAAGTTTCAGGTAGTTGCTGCTTTTGTgaacatttattatttataaattcaattctttgcctttttttttcttgcaagatAAAGGAGCATGAGCACATTGTAActgatattttatttgtgttttagtTAGATTTATGAAGTATGATACTCATTTGGTTCttgatttgttgaattttattgtAGCTGCTcaattaatgaattttaatgGATAGTGAATTTTCTGCAAGTTAAAAGAATCGTGTGTACTTAATACAGAGTTGCGTGCTAGCACTGGTAGTGGTGGAAGCTGGGATAGCTTTCTGATGTCTTTGTTTCCCACATTTGATGCAGGATCAGTGTGGAGGGACTCGACTGAATCTGGTTCTCCCAGCAGGCAATGGAATTTCACTGAGTGCTACACTAAATAATGCATCTGGGCAGCAACTAAAGGAGCAATTCTCTTGTGGGAGTGATTTCTCTCCCAAGGTTTTATTCTTAACATGTTGGATGTGAATTGTGATTGATGTAACTCTCCACAATTATTACTTGATACCCATCctatggatgttttttttatttaggcgAGGAAACCATACACCATCACGAAGCAAAGAGAAAGATGGACAGAGGAAGAGCATAAGAAGTTCCTTGAAGCTCTAAAGCTTTATGGTCGCGCTTGGAGACGGATTGAAGGTATAATTGATTGTCAAGGttcttaattaagtttatttgtTCTTTGACTTGTGAATCTAAATCATTGTGTTTCCTTTGGCAGAGCATGTTGGCACAAAGACTGCAGTTCAGATTCGAAGCCATGCTCAGAAATTCTTCTCTAAGGTTTACTGCTCTTATTCCAGCATCTGCTCTACCATAATATATAAATACCCTCAATTAAAGGAGGTTGGATTTTTGACGAACCCGAGGAGTGCGAATGATCTTCGATGGGTTCATTTTTCATGCTTGATGTTGCTCTTACAATGTATTTTTATTCGGGGTAGGTTGTGCGTGAGTCTGGTGGCAGCAACACTAGCTCAGTGGAACCAGTTGAAATTCCTCCTCCTAGACCAAAGCGAAAACCTATGCATCCTTACCCCCGCAAATTGGCACATCCTCTAGAAGAAGAGCTCCTTATTCCTGAGAAGTCACTAAGGTCTTCTTCTCCAAGTTTTTCCATTTCAGAACAGGAAAACCAATCTCCAACATCAGTATTGTCTGCAGTTGGTTCAGATGCCCTTGGTTCCACTGATTCAGACACACCAAACCACAGCTTATCTCCAGTTTCATTTGCTGGTGGTGTTCATCATGCTGATTCGTCTCCTGAAGAGGATGGATCTCCATCTCCAGCAACTGCTAATTCAGTTCCTGATGAGCAATTTCCCAAGGTATTGGCTTACTCCTATAACAAATCAGAATTTTACTCTGCTTCCGATGTCTTAAAAGTTCTCAGGTTGtcctaaatgtttttttctgtttgctTGAAGGTCGAGAAACTTGACTCCTCTCCCAAAGAAAATGTGTCTTCTGGAGAACCTGTTGTTGAGGAAACATCAACTCGAAGTCTGAAGCTCTTTGGATGGACAGTATTAGTCACAGAATGCCATAAACCATCTTCTCCAAACATGGGAACTTCTAAATTGTCTACACCAGACACTGCAGAAGAAAAACTTGTGCGACCATTAACACTGAACAATGTGGCCACAGAATTTCCGTCCAGGAATGGGGAATCCACTTGGAGTCCTTTGCCACATGGATCTCATGGAGCATTATGTTACATGaaatttcaaaaggaaaacTCAAGTCCTGCACAAAAGGACTCTGCTACTCTGCCTTGGTGGACTTTTTATGGAGCCATGCCATTTCCTTGCATACCATTTCACAAGAAAGAGCCCGCAATAGAAAATTTAGATTCAAAAGGAGATGAAGTCCAAGATAAAGAGATTCCAAAGGAAGTATCTTGGACTGGTTCCAACTCTGGATCAGTGAGTGAAGGGGAAAACGGAGATAAAAACATGGATGCTGAGACTGAAAGTCAACAATTTTCTTACGAGGAAAAAGAGCTATCCCCAATTTTTGAGCTTAAGCTAACCAAGAAATCAGCCTCATCTGGATCAAAAGTGATCAATGAAAAGTGCCCGAAAGGGTTTGTGCCTTACAAGAAACGAATTGCGGAAAGAGACAGCCAATCCTCAACAATAACTGGTGAAGAGAGGGAAGAGCAAAGAATCCGCCTTTGCCTGTAGTTAGCCTCATCAGTCGGTCATAATTTCCCTTAACTAGAACATAGAGCCTTTTTGAACAAGTTCAGGGTGATGGACTGTGAGAATGCCAGTTGCTGGATGACTCAGAGTGAGAGGGGGAATGGTGCCTAAGCAGTTGCCATCTTCAGAAACTCTCTAGATTCTCATCTAGTTACTTAGTTTTTCCACCTTCAActgtttatatctttatttccACCTTTTGTTGTATGCATCATGTTCTGTcaagctttttttctttcccttttgatCCTTTGGATTAGCTTTCTAATCtcttaaattcttttgtttctttgaacTATGAATCCCTTAGTACCCTAGTTTTGTTTTGGCCTCTGTACAATATCATAAAGCCGTACCTATTGTATTTACCTCCAAGCAGCTAAGTCAGTTGGTATTTATGAATCTGTCTTTCCCTATTGTCTCCTCTTGCTGCGCATACAAGGTATACCATCACTGCAATTTTGCCATGATTGGAATCAGAAATTAGTCAGCATTTTCTCCTGTTATCTTATCAGATTAGGGCAGACCAAGATTCTTCCTCaaaaaagaagggaagaaaTCCATCCAAGAAAAGGGTGTTAGCTAAGATCAACTGGTTAAGTGAGTTGCTGTGTTTACCCTAAAGCAACGAAGGCTGATTGGAATCTATGAATCTGTCTTACCATATTGTCTCCTTTTGCCAGGCATGCTGCATGGAGGGTTTCTCAACCTGGCTCAGGCAATGTAAGCTGCAGCATCATAAATTCACAGTCTTGTCCTGATTGTAGTTTTAGCATTAGCCTTGAGGTCTAAGGTATAGGATTTGTGCGTTTAGGAAAGAGTAACAGTCTTGTCTTTTCTGGTATGTTAGAGTTACTAGCTAATTGATGTTTTGAAGCCTTTGTCTTTTGTTTTCCCAAACCCCTTTGGTTTGGTTAAAAGTTTCTGCCACATCGCATGGCTGGTTGCAGGAATCTGGAGGTGTTGAAGTTAAAGTTTTATAACATAACAGAAGTTTTAGGACAAGTGTTCACTTTGTTGCTCAATTTCCTTCCCTTAAAATCTTGGCTTTGAATTGTTATTCTAATTTTGTAAGGAGGACAAGTTAATGTTCAgtctttttatcaatttaaaaaatttgcatTAATTCATAAAACAAACTGTAACATTTCAAATCTTGATAggtaaatgtaattttatttccactaaattatagaatttgttaaaaaatatcattgaattcAAGTCCAACAACCATTTTATCTCTTAAATCTTGAAAAGATTTAGATAATGATTACTTATGTTCTGCTACgggttggattaaattatcTCTGAACATAGAATTATGataatctaataaaatgaataattttaaataaattaaatattaaatgataaaattgaaataaattaactttgaaaaagtacccataaaaacaaaaatccaccTACGTTAACATTTGAAACCGGTGATCTTGTCATGAAGCTGAGACTAAtcccatagaaaaaaaaccataaaaaaataataaaccaaaactctataaaaaggtcaacaataaaaatattagctttcaaaaaggaaaaaacaaaaaggaaaaaaaacaaatcaattgaGATAAACCTTCTAAATCTGATCTAATATTTAAAACTCGCAACTCATGAAATCCTTGAATAAAGTTCAATTAAGAGCTTTGTTTCCAAGCAATTTAATTTTAGAggatgaaatcatgaaaaaaataccaaagaaaaaaacttgccaaagaaaaaaagataacaataaaaaaatgaagatcaaatttggaaaaaaaaaacccatggagaatgaaattgtaaaaaaaaaacctaaaaaataatctcaaaaaaataaataacaataaaaaaatagatgccaaatgtgaaagaaaaagaagaagaaagggggtgaaattgaaaaataattgtaattttatagtctattaaaaataaaaaaataatagtaaaaaaaaatgagaaccaaatctaaaagatcaagaaataaaagggattgaaattgaaaaataattgtaattttatagctaattaaaaataaaaaataacaataaaaaaataaggacctaatataaaagatcaagaaataaaagggattgaaattgaagaatatttataatttcactgctcattcaaaataataaaatagtaattaaaaggaTAATAACCAAAGGTGAAGTAGAAATAAATTTGAAGGGTtagtgtgatttttttatgggacTAGTGCAAAATTCAaggttgagagagagaaaagaaaataataaatagttgTTAATGTCAATCCCGATGCACTTTAGAGGCATGCACCGACCCATTATGTTGAAGGTGTTGAGACTTTTCAAACGTTGTCCCTAAAGGTTCCACACACGCCTTCTAGATGATCTAGTGATCGTTCGTATGCTAACGCGAATATAGCAGtaactgtttttttaatcatgttcaATTAATGTTAATTATAACAATGCCCTTGAGTACCCT of the Populus nigra chromosome 7, ddPopNigr1.1, whole genome shotgun sequence genome contains:
- the LOC133699904 gene encoding protein REVEILLE 1-like isoform X2, producing MAIQDQCGGTRLNLVLPAGNGISLSATLNNASGQQLKEQFSCGSDFSPKARKPYTITKQRERWTEEEHKKFLEALKLYGRAWRRIEEHVGTKTAVQIRSHAQKFFSKVVRESGGSNTSSVEPVEIPPPRPKRKPMHPYPRKLAHPLEEELLIPEKSLRSSSPSFSISEQENQSPTSVLSAVGSDALGSTDSDTPNHSLSPVSFAGGVHHADSSPEEDGSPSPATANSVPDEQFPKVEKLDSSPKENVSSGEPVVEETSTRSLKLFGWTVLVTECHKPSSPNMGTSKLSTPDTAEEKLVRPLTLNNVATEFPSRNGESTWSPLPHGSHGALCYMKFQKENSSPAQKDSATLPWWTFYGAMPFPCIPFHKKEPAIENLDSKGDEVQDKEIPKEVSWTGSNSGSVSEGENGDKNMDAETESQQFSYEEKELSPIFELKLTKKSASSGSKVINEKCPKGFVPYKKRIAERDSQSSTITGEEREEQRIRLCL
- the LOC133699904 gene encoding protein REVEILLE 1-like isoform X1 → MLSCLLSGYIVTRASFFTSVVVFGKLIFKFQDQCGGTRLNLVLPAGNGISLSATLNNASGQQLKEQFSCGSDFSPKARKPYTITKQRERWTEEEHKKFLEALKLYGRAWRRIEEHVGTKTAVQIRSHAQKFFSKVVRESGGSNTSSVEPVEIPPPRPKRKPMHPYPRKLAHPLEEELLIPEKSLRSSSPSFSISEQENQSPTSVLSAVGSDALGSTDSDTPNHSLSPVSFAGGVHHADSSPEEDGSPSPATANSVPDEQFPKVEKLDSSPKENVSSGEPVVEETSTRSLKLFGWTVLVTECHKPSSPNMGTSKLSTPDTAEEKLVRPLTLNNVATEFPSRNGESTWSPLPHGSHGALCYMKFQKENSSPAQKDSATLPWWTFYGAMPFPCIPFHKKEPAIENLDSKGDEVQDKEIPKEVSWTGSNSGSVSEGENGDKNMDAETESQQFSYEEKELSPIFELKLTKKSASSGSKVINEKCPKGFVPYKKRIAERDSQSSTITGEEREEQRIRLCL